gacagcccgaCTGCCACGCTTGGGAACCAGGTCGGGTTCTCCTATTTTAAAAGGCTAGTGGGCTCCGTGGCTAGAAGTGGGAATACCGCACTGTGAAGTATTTGAAATCATCACCATACCTTTTCTTCCACTGTTCAACTATAGTAGCTTCTTGACTACAAGAAGCTCATAAGTGTTCGTCAACAAACTGGACTACTTACGTGCAATAGAAGGCCTTCCGTCTCACTCCTACTTTGGTAAAATAAGGAAATCGGGGTAGAGTTTTTGTGATCTGAGTTGGGTCACGCGGAGGTCAGGTCAGTGGTAACGCGGAATAGATGGGAGGCTCCCTAGCTTATCGTGTTAGTCATCTATTGATGAGAACTCTCTGATTCTTGATGAGAAGTTGCTAAAAAAGATGATGGAGGATGTTTCTTTCAGTCCTGAAATACTTAGTGCAGTGCCCAGCACTGATAGGTGCTAAAACTGTAACTCTCACTATTAGTGTCCAATTCTGGAAGAGGATTGCTTTTCTTAAGTCAGTGGTCAGAGGGGGAGTGTCTGCCCCTTGAAATTTATGTATTATCGGTGGTGCTTAATAAAGTATTTAAATGATATGAATGGGTCTGAACATGATGCCTTGAGCAATCTGGGTTAGAACATTCTAAACTTTATACCACATTGCTAATACATCACCTCTCAAAAGCCTAGGTCTTCAGCATCTGGTAGCTAGCCAACACAAAAATACTTCTTTAACAAATCAAAAACATGCACTGTTTTATGAAAGAAATTGATAGAGTAAGGAAAGTCAAATCCAGCATCTCCAAGATGCCTTAATCATTGAGCACGAAAATTCTCATGTATGACATTTTAACACTATGTTTGCTAACAATCAAGAAAACTGAGCATCGTaaaaataaggtttttaaaagcactgaaaactctaattcaCTAAAACCAGgaaatattatatttgtatacTAAATTTTCTGGCCCCTGAGTGACCGTTTGCCAAAAACTTGGCTTAAAGAGGGTTCTGCAAATTTCTGGAGAACAGGGattgtctctttttcttaaaCATGAGATCCACATCTTGCCCTGCCTATCAGTCTaggataatgaatatatatatatattcagtaaatgcttgttgaatgaaccaATGTGTGAATGATTTTCTTGGTGGGTTTCTATGAACTGAGGGAGAAGAGGCAACATATCAATAAAGAATGAACATTTTCACTTTGAAATAAGGAAGGCAATTTATTGTAGTGAGATTATACTGAAGTTTTACATATGCTCGCCAATGCATATAAAGTAATTCCCTCCACACTATTGAAGAAGACACCATTGAACTGCAAAGAAACTCAAAGTGCTAGAAATCAGTGAATGATGCATAATGTAATGCAGTTTCACTAACTTACCCAAATGTAAAATTAGATGATTAGAAGACATATTGAAgtatttttcatacattttttgttgttgttttgttttgttttttgggttttttttgctgtacgcgggcctctcactgctgtggcctctcccgttgcggagcacaggctccggacgcgcaggcgcagcggccacggctcacgggcccagccgctccgcggcacgtgggatcttcccggaccggggcacgaacccgtgtcccctgtatcggcaggcggactctcaaccactgcgccaccagggaagccctttcatacATTTTAACAACTTTTTCTTTCACTGGAGCTTGCAATGTCTTTGATAACTCCAAACACTGACAACTCTATTCCTTGCGTCTGTTTCTTTCATCTCACTATGGTGACTGGTTATCACAAAGCTGCTTACTAGAGGAAACTCCTAACAGAGACTTAAAGCATTTTCCCCTAAATGGAGTTtgtggaaaatatgaaaattggCACACTCTTTGCGGCAacatagaaaaaagagaagattatttttaaacCCTAACCGCTAGCAAAATGCCCCAGGAGGCAGAGAGCAGCCATGCAGTTTAGCGCAAGTTcacaaacaaatatatacacatatcgaCGTACACCTCTTTGCACCCGACACCTTGCCTAGAATGCATTTTATACATTTGCTACATGTTGCACAAATGCAGGGGTGCAGACACTGCCTGAGCGCCGTTGAGGAGCTGGGTAGCTGTCCTCTCTGAGGAGGTATCTACACAACTTTCCAAAGGAGCTTATTCACGACTTTTTGGAAAACAGAGCCCAAGAGCAGCTCTTTACACAGCCTCGTGTGTACAGAGTGCCATGCGCTGTGTCTGGGTGACGGGCCCACCTCCTAGATGTAGGATTCCTTAGCGCATCGGAACTGATCGGCATCAAAGACGGGCTGACTACACCGCCGGGCCAGGAGGGCCGGCTTGTTCTTCTGGTGAGACTCGGACACGGTTCTCGGCCGCTGCAGCTCAGGTCTTCTGGCGACAGTCACCTGTCCCGTCATGTCTATAGAAGCACAGGCAGTCCTGCTCTGCTTCCAGCTCTCAGTCCTGGGCCACAGTCGGGGCCCGTCCAGTGGCTCCTGACTGCATGCATTTCTTGAGTCCCCTCCGtggtgggcagggagaggaggcggGAGCCGGGCGTCCGGGCTCAGCATCCTGGCCCGCATGCTGTCAACTGTTCGGCTCCCGTAGGCGGCGAGCTCCAAGGCCTGGTGCCGAACGGCCTCCTTGTAAGAGGGCGGGCCGCCAGGGCTCTTCTGACCCACCAGCTGGAACGTGTTCTCCACCGAGAGGGAGTGGGCCCCCGGGTTAAAGTCCACAGCTGTTTGGCCGTGGGTGTCAGGCAAGGTTTCTCGGATGACTCGGCCGGCAAGctggctttcttttttaaggccTTTCTTTACTTGGTCTCTGGCCCAGCCCTTGGATTTTGCAGACACAGCAGAGCTGCGGGTTTTGGTTAACACTTCTTGGTGAGAGGCAAAGGAGAATGACATGgagtgtttttttatttctccGTCGGGCTTACTTTTCTCAGTCTTTGTGAAAGACTGGTGTCTGGTGAAGAAGTTTCTTTTGGGGCTGGAAGGAGAAGCCGGGGGCGAGCTGTCGGAGAGCACGTCCAGGGAGCCACTGGAGACGGCTTTGGGGGCCAGTGTGCACGGTGACACCAAACCCGGAGCCGGGCTCTGCACCCTCGGGTCACGTGGCCTCTGGGTTTTGCCTTCCGCTGCAGGAAACACCTCCTCTGGAAAcgggtcctcagtttcctcacttgcaaaGCGAGGGGCCGCCTGGGCCGCGGTGAAGTCATCCTCACTTCGCGTGAGTTTCGGGTTTGCTTTCCTGCCCTCGAGGCACTCCTGCGAGGATACCAACGTGCTGGGGTCCGAGTACCTCCTGTCTGGTTGCCCGAGGGAACCTTTCAGTCTGGGCGCACTGCCGAGGACAGGCTTCCAAGGGTG
This genomic stretch from Kogia breviceps isolate mKogBre1 chromosome 13, mKogBre1 haplotype 1, whole genome shotgun sequence harbors:
- the TAGAP gene encoding T-cell activation Rho GTPase-activating protein, with the protein product MKLTSSGHASKTLNASNMETLIECRSEGDIKEHPLLASCESEDSLCQLIEIKKRKKVLNWLFLMRRLSSSSDFSGASEPELKSSLFDQPLSAICSDNDTLPRPIQDILTILCLKGPSTEGIFRKAANEKARKELKEELNSGGVVDLKSLPVHLLAVVFKDFLRSIPLKLLSCDLFEEWMGALEKQREEDRIEALKQVADKLPRPNHLLLQRLASVLHVISKNAEVNRMDAGNLAICIGPNVLSPENEHNLSLEARRGLNDKVKTLVEFFIDNCFEIFGENMPGHSRIASDESLEHTDSSDVSTLQNDSAYDSNDPDPDAEPSAVGSLSRWPPGSSDPATGLEPRGPPHPWKPVLGSAPRLKGSLGQPDRRYSDPSTLVSSQECLEGRKANPKLTRSEDDFTAAQAAPRFASEETEDPFPEEVFPAAEGKTQRPRDPRVQSPAPGLVSPCTLAPKAVSSGSLDVLSDSSPPASPSSPKRNFFTRHQSFTKTEKSKPDGEIKKHSMSFSFASHQEVLTKTRSSAVSAKSKGWARDQVKKGLKKESQLAGRVIRETLPDTHGQTAVDFNPGAHSLSVENTFQLVGQKSPGGPPSYKEAVRHQALELAAYGSRTVDSMRARMLSPDARLPPPLPAHHGGDSRNACSQEPLDGPRLWPRTESWKQSRTACASIDMTGQVTVARRPELQRPRTVSESHQKNKPALLARRCSQPVFDADQFRCAKESYI